DNA sequence from the Bacillus pumilus genome:
ATAAATTCAAGGCCGATTCCTTCCGTTCTATGCGGACCCGGATCTCCTCCATTTAAAATCGATCCTTCAGGTTCGACAACAACTGTTTTTAACGCAGGATGCTGCTCTTTTAAATAGGCAGCACACCCTTGAAAAGTCCCGCCAGATCCCGCTCCTGCCACGAATACATCGATATTTCCTTGCAAATCGGACCATAATTCTGGGCCAAGCGTTTTATAGTAAGTCAATGGATTTACTTGGTTTTTAAATTGTAAAACGCAATAGGCATTGTCAAGGCTTGCCTCTAGTTCAAGGGCTCGATCAATCGCACCCTTCATGCCCTCTTTTCTTGGTGTATGAATAATCTCTGCACCGAGCGCTTTCATGAGCTGTTGTTTTTCTTGACTAAAATGTTCTGGTACGCAAAAAATGGTCCGCAATTGATGCTTTCTTGCACTGAGGGCAAGCCCAATTCCTGTGTTTCCAGCAGTTGCTTCAATGATGGTTCCACCAGGGCGCAATTTGCCAGATGCCAATGCTTCTCTTATGAGCATATCACCTAAACGATCTTTAATACTTCCACCCGGATTCATCATTTCAAGCTTTGCATATACCTCTACACCTTCCGGGATGCCGATTCCTGACAGTTTTAAAAGCGGTGTGCGGCCAATTAATTCTGTAATATCCTTTATGACAGCCATATGATTCCCTTCCTTTGTATGGAAAAGAAGGGGGAATCCCCTTCTTTTATTGAGTTTACTTTATCATACGCAAGACAAGGTCGGTTGAGTGAATCGCTGCT
Encoded proteins:
- a CDS encoding PLP-dependent cysteine synthase family protein; its protein translation is MAVIKDITELIGRTPLLKLSGIGIPEGVEVYAKLEMMNPGGSIKDRLGDMLIREALASGKLRPGGTIIEATAGNTGIGLALSARKHQLRTIFCVPEHFSQEKQQLMKALGAEIIHTPRKEGMKGAIDRALELEASLDNAYCVLQFKNQVNPLTYYKTLGPELWSDLQGNIDVFVAGAGSGGTFQGCAAYLKEQHPALKTVVVEPEGSILNGGDPGPHRTEGIGLEFIPDYMESALFDEIYTVSDDDAFQMVKVAAEKEGVLIGSSSGAALFAALEEAKKAAPGTVIVTIFPDSSERYLSKGIYEGGK